The genomic DNA GCTACGCCTACTCGATCGCGTACATGAAAGCGCATGCCGACCGGGCACGGGCGGAGTGCGCTGCCGCGTAAGCACGGGCGGAGTGCGCCGCCGCGTAAGGGCACGGGCCGGCGGGAAATGTTTGACCGCGCAGGTGAGATACCTCGTTCCCGACCTCTCCCGGGGAAAGATCGGCGCGCGTCATGAATGAACTGAACGATTTCCTTACCCACCTGCTCATCGAACGGGGGCTGTCGCCGAACAGCCACGAGGCGTACCGCCGCGACCTGACCTCCTACAAGGACCACCTCGACCGGCGGGGGATCGCTTCGTTCTCGGACGCCACGCGCCAGGACGTGCAGGGATTCATCACGTACCTGCGCCGCCGCGGGCTCGCGCCTTCGAGCATCGCGCGGCACGTATCGGCGGTACGGATCTTCCACCGATTCCTCATCGGCGAGGGACTGGCCACCGCCGATCCGACCGAGCACGTCCGGGTGCCCAAGCAGCCCCGCCGCCTTCCAGTCGTCCTGAGCCGGGAAGAGATCAGGACGCTGCTCGAACAACCCGATCACACGACGTCACTGGGACTGCGAGACCGGGCGATCCTCGAGTTCATGTACGCCACTGGCCTCCGCGCGTCCGAACTGCTGGATTTCAGGCGGCCCGATCTCCTCTTCGACACCGGGCTGGCGCGCATCTTCGGGAAGGGCGGCAAAGAGCGCCTGGTTCCCGTGGGCCGCCAGGCGATCAACGTGATTCGAAACTACCTGCACAAGGTCCGCCCCGCCCTGGCCTCATCGAAGAGCGGCGA from Gemmatimonadota bacterium includes the following:
- the xerD gene encoding site-specific tyrosine recombinase XerD, yielding MNELNDFLTHLLIERGLSPNSHEAYRRDLTSYKDHLDRRGIASFSDATRQDVQGFITYLRRRGLAPSSIARHVSAVRIFHRFLIGEGLATADPTEHVRVPKQPRRLPVVLSREEIRTLLEQPDHTTSLGLRDRAILEFMYATGLRASELLDFRRPDLLFDTGLARIFGKGGKERLVPVGRQAINVIRNYLHKVRPALASSKSGELLFLNARGGRLSRMGLWKIMDTYVELAGLEKKVSPHTMRHSFATHLLEGGADLRAVQEMLGHVDIATTQIYTHVDREYLKDVYARFHPRG